A section of the Dehalobacter sp. DCM genome encodes:
- a CDS encoding methyl-accepting chemotaxis protein codes for MKSIGNRIALIFAVVLIVANVAYGLLAYNRAAAAVSEEVSASMTLLAEEAAGNVETNIKLSLDSLEVLASSDIIRGSGNFADATADDKKKALREEASRANYKSMFITNINGAVIYSSDNKTPNIKDREYFQKAIRGERAVSDVIHSKADNTFVIVFAVPLKIDGTVMGVLAAIEDAERLTTLTDSLKVGQTGYAFIVNSQGVFIAHPDKTLVESQYNPIEAAKSDSGVAHLGDFIQNKVIKGEKGSGQYTFRGVEKYMGYAPIGITGWGLALTAPVDEILAVLNPLKVSVVIISFVIIVIGAIVALITGRKMAKPINEAAVYAEIIADGDLTQKVDANNLSRKDEIGRLSQAFQKMQDVLNMTVGKIAASAVDLAAASEELSSITQNASANMEEIAASTEEITASLEEVNASSQQVSASGEEMNASMDLLNNEMIGAGKDAQDIGRRVDTVYRSVNASQQTAQEMYIKLEERMTLTIEKSKIVEEISKMTDLIADIAGQTNLLALNAAIEAARAGEQGKGFAVVAEEVRKLAEQSASTVENIKGVTSKVRESIDELVKDSKELLYYINTNVSDDYKGYMNTAIQYREDAGTFEKITEAASSKCNQVVRIVNEVSMAMNEISKSIGQSTDGSQQIATSIEASTKSMLDISNAAEDLAKMAEVLSGLTSQFKI; via the coding sequence ATGAAAAGTATTGGCAACAGAATTGCGCTTATTTTCGCTGTTGTTCTCATTGTAGCGAATGTTGCTTACGGTCTGCTGGCCTATAATCGCGCGGCTGCAGCCGTATCTGAAGAAGTCAGCGCATCCATGACACTCTTGGCAGAGGAAGCGGCGGGAAATGTCGAAACGAACATAAAATTGTCGTTAGATTCGCTTGAAGTCTTAGCCAGTAGCGACATTATTCGCGGTTCAGGCAATTTCGCCGATGCGACAGCAGATGACAAAAAGAAAGCGTTACGCGAAGAGGCATCACGAGCAAATTATAAGTCTATGTTTATAACGAATATTAATGGTGCAGTCATATATTCCTCAGACAATAAGACACCTAACATTAAAGATCGTGAATATTTTCAAAAGGCTATAAGAGGTGAAAGAGCCGTCTCTGATGTTATTCACAGCAAGGCTGACAATACGTTTGTTATCGTTTTTGCAGTCCCGCTAAAAATTGACGGCACTGTGATGGGTGTTCTGGCGGCAATAGAAGACGCGGAGCGCTTGACAACGCTGACGGATTCGCTGAAGGTAGGCCAAACCGGATATGCGTTTATTGTCAACAGCCAAGGCGTGTTCATCGCCCATCCGGATAAAACACTTGTTGAAAGTCAATATAATCCGATTGAAGCAGCAAAGAGTGATTCGGGTGTTGCACATTTAGGTGATTTTATCCAGAATAAGGTCATAAAAGGTGAAAAAGGCTCAGGACAGTATACATTCAGGGGCGTCGAAAAATATATGGGGTATGCACCCATAGGAATCACCGGTTGGGGGCTTGCTCTCACCGCCCCCGTTGACGAAATATTAGCAGTGCTGAACCCGCTTAAAGTCAGTGTTGTGATCATCTCGTTTGTTATTATCGTCATTGGGGCTATTGTTGCGTTAATCACAGGCAGAAAGATGGCCAAGCCCATCAACGAAGCAGCTGTTTATGCTGAAATTATTGCTGATGGCGATCTAACCCAAAAAGTCGATGCTAATAATCTGAGCCGCAAAGATGAAATTGGACGTTTATCGCAGGCATTCCAGAAAATGCAGGATGTGTTGAATATGACGGTGGGTAAAATTGCGGCATCTGCGGTTGACCTTGCGGCAGCCAGCGAAGAATTATCCAGCATTACACAGAATGCATCTGCCAATATGGAAGAGATCGCCGCATCGACAGAAGAAATTACTGCTTCGCTTGAAGAAGTAAATGCCTCAAGCCAGCAGGTGTCGGCATCCGGCGAGGAAATGAATGCCTCCATGGATCTGTTAAACAACGAGATGATTGGTGCTGGAAAGGATGCTCAAGACATTGGCAGACGCGTTGATACCGTCTATCGTTCGGTCAATGCTTCCCAGCAAACAGCGCAGGAAATGTACATCAAGCTGGAAGAACGAATGACACTCACCATTGAGAAATCAAAGATCGTCGAAGAAATCTCCAAAATGACCGACCTTATTGCGGATATTGCCGGACAAACAAATTTACTTGCTCTGAATGCGGCGATTGAAGCAGCCCGGGCGGGTGAGCAAGGAAAAGGATTTGCCGTCGTGGCGGAAGAGGTAAGAAAGCTGGCGGAACAATCAGCGTCCACGGTAGAGAATATTAAGGGTGTGACCTCTAAAGTGAGGGAAAGCATCGATGAATTAGTCAAAGATTCGAAGGAGCTTTTATACTATATCAATACGAATGTCAGTGACGATTATAAGGGGTATATGAATACGGCTATTCAGTATCGTGAGGATGCGGGAACCTTTGAGAAAATCACGGAAGCAGCATCGTCCAAGTGCAATCAGGTGGTGCGGATCGTCAATGAGGTCAGTATGGCGATGAATGAAATAAGCAAGAGTATCGGACAAAGCACCGACGGTTCACAACAAATTGCGACAAGTATTGAAGCCTCGACAAAATCCATGCTGGATATCAGCAATGCGGCTGAGGACCTTGCGAAAATGGCTGAAGTACTTAGTGGGTTAACCAGTCAGTTTAAAATTTAA
- a CDS encoding methyl-accepting chemotaxis protein, whose product MMIENYAQLIPMFQATVGGKGAVALFDTEKFIEIQQGSKIQLPINNGDLVKQGTSSYHVLQSKTSVTDRIDNPVNGSSYYCITYPLFNNGDLIGGMAMAMPAELIEAADKLRDMAHELASSMEQMTAAIENITASAEQLAESGESVSASSGNIYNKAEEMEEVVVYIDSVASDTKLLGLNAAIEAARAGEHGKGFGVVASEIRSMAVSSAGSAKEIKKIIVGIRKLIGDVTDEITKLGNSTSEVSAALQEISASVQSLTCTAERLEEISQNI is encoded by the coding sequence ATGATGATTGAAAACTACGCGCAACTCATTCCTATGTTTCAGGCTACTGTCGGAGGTAAAGGTGCTGTTGCTCTCTTTGATACGGAAAAGTTTATTGAAATTCAGCAAGGTTCAAAAATTCAGCTTCCAATTAACAACGGTGATTTAGTCAAGCAGGGAACGTCATCTTATCATGTGCTCCAGTCAAAGACGTCTGTCACCGATCGTATCGATAATCCGGTAAACGGTAGTTCATATTATTGCATAACCTATCCATTGTTTAACAACGGAGATCTGATCGGCGGTATGGCTATGGCCATGCCGGCGGAATTGATCGAAGCTGCAGACAAGCTCCGTGATATGGCCCATGAGCTGGCTTCATCAATGGAACAAATGACAGCAGCAATCGAGAACATTACCGCATCTGCCGAACAACTGGCGGAGAGCGGAGAGAGCGTTTCCGCATCCTCGGGGAATATCTACAACAAAGCAGAGGAAATGGAAGAGGTCGTTGTTTATATTGATTCTGTCGCCAGCGACACGAAATTACTGGGCCTTAATGCCGCGATCGAGGCAGCTCGAGCCGGTGAACACGGCAAAGGCTTTGGAGTAGTCGCCTCGGAGATCCGTTCAATGGCAGTATCCAGCGCAGGTTCGGCCAAAGAAATAAAAAAAATCATCGTCGGCATTCGCAAACTCATTGGTGATGTGACCGATGAAATAACTAAACTGGGGAACAGTACCAGTGAAGTATCTGCTGCTCTTCAGGAAATCAGCGCGTCAGTCCAATCACTGACCTGCACTGCCGAAAGACTCGAAGAAATTTCGCAAAACATTTAA
- a CDS encoding chemotaxis protein CheW — protein sequence MDLSQYLQFALGKQEYAIPLCYIREIIKPLEIRNLLGAPDYVKGITKVRDEVLTIIDLHRKFGVDAKERTGGEPRIIILDHGNACLGLYVDDVIEIIETNSLEAVPAIVYFGTISQIIKLEDNILPILDIERLLSKDVTAWLNSEEKSEPLIE from the coding sequence ATGGATTTAAGCCAATATCTGCAATTTGCTTTAGGCAAGCAAGAGTATGCAATTCCATTATGTTATATTCGTGAAATCATTAAACCTTTGGAAATCAGAAACTTGCTTGGCGCGCCAGACTATGTCAAAGGGATCACCAAAGTACGGGACGAAGTCTTGACCATTATTGACCTGCACCGCAAATTCGGGGTCGATGCCAAGGAAAGAACCGGCGGGGAACCGCGGATAATTATCCTGGATCATGGTAACGCGTGCCTGGGCCTCTATGTTGATGATGTCATCGAAATCATTGAAACCAATTCGCTTGAAGCTGTGCCAGCCATAGTGTATTTCGGAACAATCTCACAAATAATCAAACTCGAGGATAATATCCTTCCGATTTTGGATATTGAGCGCCTACTATCTAAAGATGTCACAGCCTGGCTGAATTCGGAAGAAAAGTCCGAACCTTTGATAGAATAA
- a CDS encoding HD domain-containing phosphohydrolase, producing MEATLKGSKIVIADDDPVSLKSLKMHLIKLGYSVFAAKNGIDALDLIQKAKPDLVILDINMPGLSGLEVSKVIRESDQGRFLPILVLTGSKDKKDRTRALKVGINDFLVKPFDALELKLKIGYIVGLKHAIDDLKNVNNILLALAKAVDAKDHYTEGHTERVSQYAVKIAENMNLSTRQIRDLTTASILHDIGKIGIPDNILNKNGKLTDQEYALMKKHPVIGEQICSSIKAFHNVNRIIRQHHEKLDGSGYPDGISGDAINIETRILTVADIYDALTSDRPYRPAMSKEKALEILTFASKNGELDSLIVNELIRTLPEISYEQISNVLKEEEHHIWI from the coding sequence ATGGAGGCAACATTAAAAGGGTCAAAGATTGTTATAGCCGATGATGACCCGGTTTCACTCAAATCATTGAAAATGCATCTAATTAAACTGGGTTACAGCGTATTTGCAGCGAAAAACGGTATAGATGCATTGGACTTAATCCAAAAGGCCAAACCGGATCTTGTGATCTTGGATATAAATATGCCGGGATTGTCCGGACTTGAAGTCAGCAAAGTAATCAGAGAAAGCGACCAGGGAAGGTTCCTGCCGATCTTGGTATTGACCGGGTCGAAGGATAAGAAAGACAGGACACGGGCATTAAAAGTGGGTATCAACGATTTCTTGGTCAAACCGTTTGACGCCTTGGAGTTAAAACTTAAAATCGGTTATATCGTAGGTTTAAAACATGCTATAGATGACCTGAAGAATGTCAATAACATCCTTTTAGCTTTGGCCAAAGCGGTTGATGCCAAGGACCATTATACCGAGGGGCACACGGAGAGGGTCAGCCAATATGCGGTGAAGATCGCTGAAAATATGAATTTATCCACCCGGCAGATCAGAGACCTTACAACAGCCAGCATCCTGCATGATATCGGGAAGATCGGCATCCCGGATAATATTTTAAATAAGAACGGCAAGCTCACTGATCAGGAGTATGCGCTGATGAAAAAGCATCCGGTTATCGGGGAACAGATCTGCAGCAGTATAAAGGCCTTCCACAATGTCAACCGGATTATCCGGCAGCACCATGAAAAACTTGACGGCAGCGGTTATCCCGACGGAATAAGCGGAGACGCCATCAACATCGAGACCCGGATCTTAACAGTTGCCGACATTTACGACGCACTGACTAGTGACAGGCCATACCGTCCGGCTATGAGCAAGGAGAAAGCGCTGGAGATCCTTACATTTGCATCAAAAAACGGAGAATTGGACAGCCTGATCGTCAATGAATTAATAAGGACTTTGCCTGAAATATCATACGAGCAAATTTCTAATGTATTGAAAGAGGAGGAACACCATATATGGATTTAA